Proteins encoded in a region of the Cygnus olor isolate bCygOlo1 chromosome 4, bCygOlo1.pri.v2, whole genome shotgun sequence genome:
- the LOC121070123 gene encoding toll-like receptor 1, with translation MTKNMRYLGNFFVYECLFVLTFWSNISLSVENELFTSVSNNFPEGGSDKSITSLPLLYKNRQRSKVDYNWVIIENTTESLSLSQITNGNVKKLITLLSDFRKGSRLQNLTLTNVSVDWNIFLELLQTVWHSSIEYFNINNFTQLSDIEYYNFRYSGTSMKALALKNILVTDLYFSQDDLYQILANMNIEALTVAESEMIHMLCPSLDSPFRYINFINNDLTDLLFQNCDKLIQLETFILQKNKFESLSKVSSMTRYMKSLRYLDMSSNLLRNDGAEEHCQWTESLMELDLSSNQLTESVFGCLPVNVNKLDLQNNQIASVPQGIAELKSLKELNLASNRLADLPGCGGFSALEFLNMEMNSILTPSADFFESCQRVRELEAGHNPFKCSCELQAFMRLERQSGGKLSGWPEAYVCEYPEDLRGTQLKDFHLTELACNTTLLLVTALLLTLVLVGVVAFLCIYLDVPWYVRMLWQWTQTKRRAWHECPEERETVLQFHAFISYSERDSVWVKNELIPNLEKGEGSVQLCQHERNFVPGKSIVENIINCIDKSYKSIFVLSPNFVQSEWCHYELYFAHHKLFSENCNSLILILLEPIPPYIIPARYHKLKALMAKRTYLEWPKERSKRALFWANLRAAININLPVAEGQSCGERD, from the coding sequence ATGACAAAGAATATGAGATATCTCGGAAACTTTTTTGTTTATGAGTGTCTGTTTGTATTAACTTTTTGGAGCAATATCAGCCTGTCTGTGGAAAATGAACTCTTTACATCTGTTTCTAATAATTTTCCAGAAGGTGGTTCTGACAAAAGCATCACGAGCCTTCCACTGTTGTATAAAAATCGTCAGCGGTCCAAAGTTGATTACAATTGGGTTATAATAGAAAATACTACCGAAAGCCTGTCATTGTCACAAATCACAAATGGCAatgtaaaaaaattaataactttATTGTCTGATTTCAGAAAAGGCTCCAGGCTACAAAATCTGACACTGACAAATGTGTCAGTGgactggaatatttttcttgaacTTCTTCAGACTGTATGGCACTCATCCATTGAATATTTCAATATCAACAACTTTACGCAGTTGTCAGACATTGAATATTATAACTTCAGGTATTCGGGTACTTCCATGAAAGCACTGGCATTGAAGAACATCCTAGTCACAGATCTATACTTTTCACAGGATGACCTGTACCAGATACTTGCAAACATGAACATTGAAGCCTTGACAGTAGCAGAATCAGAGATGATACATATGCTATGTCCTTCGCTTGACAGTCCCTTTAGATACATAAATTTTATAAACAATGATTTAACAGATCTGCTTTTTCAAAACTGTGATAAATTAATTCAACTGGAGACATTTATCTTGCAGAAGAATAAATTTGAGAGCCTTTCCAAGGTGAGCTCCATGACAAGGTATATGAAATCACTGAGGTATCTGGACATGAGCAGCAACTTGCTGCGTAACGATGGAGCCGAGGAGCACTGCCAATGGACCGAGTCTCTGATGGAGCTGGACCTGTCCTCAAATCAGTTGACAGAGTCGGTGTTTGGGTGCTTGCCAGTCAATGTCAACAAACTGGACCTACAAAACAACCAGATCGCCAGCGTCCCCCAGGGGATTGCTGAGCTGAAGTCCTTGAAAGAGCTGAACCTGGCGTCGAACAGGCTGGCTGACCTGCCGGGGTGCGGTGGCTTTTCGGCCCTGGAGTTCCTGAATATGGAGATGAACTCGATCCTCACCCCTTCTGCCGACTTCTTTGAGAGCTGCCAGAGGGTGCGGGAGCTGGAAGCTGGGCACAATCCGTTCAAGTGCTCCTGTGAACTGCAGGCCTTCATGCGTCTTGAGAGGCAGTCTGGAGGGAAGCTGTCCGGCTGGCCGGAGGCGTACGTGTGCGAGTACCCAGAGGACCTGAGGGGAACGCAGCTGAAGGACTTCCACTTGACTGAGCTCGCTTGCAACACGACCCTGTTGCTGgtgacagctctgctgctgacgctggtgctggtgggggtGGTGGCCTTTCTGTGCATCTACCTGGACGTGCCGTGGTACGTGCGCATGCTGTGGCAGTGGACGCAGACGAAGCGCAGAGCTTGGCACGAGTGCCCCGAGGAGCGGGAAACCGTCCTGCAGTTCCACGCCTTCATTTCCTACAGCGAGCGCGATTCCGTGTGGGTGAAGAACGAGCTGATCCCGAACCTGGAGAAGGGGGAGGGCAGCgtgcagctgtgccagcacgAGAGAAACTTTGTTCCCGGCAAGAGCATTGTGGAGAATATCATAAACTGCATAGACAAGAGCTACAAGTCAATCTTCGTGTTGTCTCCCAACTTTGTGCAGAGCGAGTGGTGTCACTACGAGCTGTACTTTGCCCATCACAAGTTGTTTAGTGAGAACTGCAACAGCTTAATCCTGATTTTGCTGGAGCCAATTCCTCCGTATATTATCCCCGCGAGGTACCACAAGCTGAAGGCTCTCATGGCAAAGAGAACGTACCTGGAGTGGCCGAAGGAGAGGAGCAAGCGTGCCCTTTTCTGGGCTAACCTGAGGGCAGCTATTAATATTAACCTGCCAGTGGCTGAGGGGCAGAGTTGTGGAGAAAGAGATTAA